The following coding sequences are from one Streptomyces sp. NBC_00536 window:
- a CDS encoding glycosyltransferase family 4 protein: protein MHKTLIVTNDFPPRPGGIQAFLHNMALRLDPGRVVVYASTWKRGAEGAAATAAFDAAQPFPVVRDPATMLLPSPRVTRRATELLREHGCEAVWFGAAAPLALMGPALRRAGARRVVATTHGHEAGWAQLPGARALLHRIGEGTDTVTYLGEYTRSRIAGALGEAAAARMTRLPPGVDEKTFHPGSGGDLIRARLGLTDRPVVVCVSRLVPRKGQDTLIRALPLIHAEVPGTVLLIVGGGPYEGALRALAASAGVTDAVRFTGALPWGELPAHFGAGDVFAMPCRTRRGGLDVEGLGIVYLEASATGLPVVAGDSGGAPDAVLDGETGWVVRGGSATDTADRIVTLLRDPQLARAMGERGRAWVEERWRWDLLADRLRALL, encoded by the coding sequence ATGCACAAGACGCTGATCGTGACCAACGATTTCCCGCCACGTCCGGGCGGCATCCAGGCCTTCCTGCACAACATGGCGCTGCGCCTGGATCCCGGCCGGGTCGTCGTCTACGCCTCCACCTGGAAGCGGGGCGCGGAAGGCGCCGCGGCCACCGCCGCCTTCGACGCGGCGCAGCCCTTCCCCGTCGTCCGGGACCCCGCGACGATGCTGCTGCCCAGCCCCCGGGTGACCCGCCGGGCCACCGAGCTGCTGCGCGAACACGGCTGCGAGGCGGTCTGGTTCGGGGCCGCCGCCCCGCTCGCCCTGATGGGCCCGGCGCTGCGCCGGGCGGGGGCCCGCCGGGTGGTGGCGACCACGCACGGGCACGAGGCGGGCTGGGCCCAGCTGCCCGGCGCCCGCGCCCTGCTGCACCGGATCGGCGAGGGCACGGACACGGTCACCTACCTGGGCGAGTACACCCGGTCGCGGATCGCGGGAGCGCTCGGCGAGGCGGCGGCGGCCCGGATGACGCGGCTGCCGCCCGGGGTGGACGAGAAGACCTTCCACCCGGGGTCGGGCGGTGACCTGATCCGGGCCCGGCTCGGGCTGACGGACCGGCCGGTGGTGGTGTGCGTGTCCCGGCTGGTGCCGCGCAAGGGCCAGGACACCCTGATCCGGGCGCTGCCGCTGATCCACGCCGAGGTCCCGGGCACGGTGCTGCTGATCGTGGGCGGCGGGCCGTACGAGGGGGCGCTGCGGGCGCTGGCCGCGTCGGCGGGGGTCACGGACGCGGTGCGGTTCACCGGGGCCCTGCCGTGGGGGGAGCTGCCCGCGCACTTCGGGGCGGGGGACGTCTTCGCTATGCCGTGCCGGACCCGGCGCGGCGGGCTGGACGTGGAGGGGCTCGGGATCGTCTACCTGGAGGCTTCGGCCACGGGCCTGCCGGTGGTGGCGGGGGACTCGGGGGGCGCGCCGGACGCGGTCCTGGACGGGGAGACGGGGTGGGTGGTCCGCGGCGGCTCCGCCACGGACACCGCGGACCGGATCGTCACGCTGCTGCGGGATCCGCAGCTGGCCCGGGCGATGGGGGAGCGGGGCCGGGCCTGGGTGGAGGAGC
- a CDS encoding C40 family peptidase has translation MASHRRTAPTGHDRSTRVTVLTAAAATAAVALTGVPASAAPADPPAGTRAQVDQLFEEAEQATERFNAAGERSAKLRAEVLRAQDAVARGQDRINTMRGVLGSFAGAQYKSGGLDPAVELMLSEDPDEYLDKASALDRLTGRQTRQLDELREEQRKLDQERREASHKLAELDELRADTARQKRSVTAKLAAAQRLLNAMPTEERASYERSSRSGGRADALPEGPEAFGSGGASSGRAATAVMAARAAVGRPYVWGATGPSGFDCSGLMVWSYRQAGVSLPRTSQEQRHAGRRVSLSEARPGDLVTYRSDASHVGMYVGNGQVVHAPYPGAAVRYDPVGMMPVSSVTRP, from the coding sequence GTGGCATCCCATCGCCGGACCGCGCCTACGGGGCACGACCGGAGCACCAGGGTCACCGTCCTGACCGCCGCCGCGGCCACCGCCGCGGTCGCCCTGACGGGCGTACCGGCCAGCGCGGCCCCCGCGGACCCGCCCGCCGGGACCCGGGCCCAGGTGGACCAGCTGTTCGAGGAGGCCGAGCAGGCCACCGAGCGGTTCAACGCGGCGGGGGAGCGCAGCGCGAAGCTGCGCGCCGAAGTCCTGCGCGCCCAGGACGCCGTGGCCCGCGGCCAGGACCGGATCAACACCATGCGCGGGGTGCTCGGCAGCTTCGCCGGGGCCCAGTACAAGTCCGGCGGACTCGACCCGGCCGTCGAGCTGATGCTCTCCGAGGACCCCGACGAGTACCTCGACAAGGCCAGCGCCCTCGACCGGCTGACCGGCCGCCAGACCCGGCAGCTCGACGAACTGCGCGAGGAGCAGCGCAAGCTGGACCAGGAACGCCGCGAGGCCTCCCACAAGCTCGCCGAACTCGACGAGCTGCGCGCCGACACCGCCCGCCAGAAGCGCTCCGTCACCGCCAAGCTCGCCGCCGCCCAGCGGCTGCTCAACGCGATGCCGACGGAGGAGCGGGCGTCCTACGAGCGGTCCTCGCGCTCCGGCGGCCGCGCCGACGCGCTGCCCGAGGGTCCGGAGGCGTTCGGGTCCGGGGGCGCGTCCTCGGGGCGCGCCGCGACCGCCGTGATGGCGGCCAGGGCCGCGGTCGGGCGCCCGTACGTGTGGGGGGCCACCGGGCCCTCCGGATTCGACTGTTCCGGGCTGATGGTGTGGTCCTACCGGCAGGCGGGCGTCTCCCTGCCGCGCACCTCGCAGGAGCAGCGGCACGCGGGCCGCCGGGTGTCCCTCTCCGAGGCGCGGCCCGGTGACCTGGTGACCTACCGCTCGGACGCCAGCCACGTGGGCATGTACGTCGGCAACGGCCAGGTGGTGCACGCCCCCTACCCGGGGGCCGCCGTGCGCTACGACCCCGTCGGGATGATGCCGGTGTCCTCGGTGACCCGGCCGTGA
- a CDS encoding C40 family peptidase — protein sequence MASHRRPKQPSRLRVTVLTATATAAVVLSANGASAAPQPSKDEAKAKVDALYEESEQATEKFNGAKERQEKLEKEIGQLQDQVAKGQDELNTLRSALGSMASAQYRTGGIDNSLALFLSANPDEYLDKASTLDQLSGQQVEAVKKIQAKQRSMAQKRQEASGKLADLDATRKELAEKKKTSQDKLAAAREVLNSLSEQDRAKISSDEKKASSGAADTANSGGGAKGSGRAGAALEYAKQQLGDAYNMGDTGPDSWDCSGLTQWAYAQAGVDIPRVTYDQANAGRHLSQSELQPGDLILFYDDLHHVGLYAGNGMTLHASNPRGGVKYEAVANMPFQFGVRVGG from the coding sequence GTGGCGTCCCACCGTCGACCCAAGCAGCCGAGCCGCCTTCGCGTGACCGTCCTGACGGCCACCGCGACCGCGGCCGTCGTCCTCTCCGCCAATGGCGCCTCCGCCGCCCCGCAGCCGAGCAAGGACGAGGCCAAGGCCAAGGTCGACGCGCTCTACGAGGAGTCCGAGCAGGCCACCGAGAAGTTCAACGGGGCCAAGGAGCGCCAGGAGAAGCTGGAGAAGGAGATCGGCCAGCTCCAGGACCAGGTCGCCAAGGGGCAGGACGAACTCAACACCCTGCGCAGCGCGCTGGGTTCGATGGCGAGCGCCCAGTACCGCACCGGCGGCATCGACAACTCGCTGGCGCTCTTCCTCTCCGCGAACCCGGACGAATACCTCGACAAGGCCTCCACGCTGGATCAGCTGAGCGGCCAGCAGGTCGAAGCCGTCAAGAAGATCCAGGCCAAGCAGCGGAGCATGGCGCAGAAGCGTCAGGAGGCCTCGGGCAAGCTCGCCGACCTCGACGCCACCCGCAAGGAACTCGCCGAGAAGAAGAAGACCTCCCAGGACAAGCTCGCCGCGGCCCGGGAGGTCCTCAACTCCCTGAGTGAGCAGGACCGCGCGAAGATCAGCTCCGACGAGAAGAAGGCCAGCAGCGGAGCCGCCGACACGGCGAACTCCGGCGGCGGCGCCAAGGGCTCGGGGCGGGCCGGAGCGGCCCTCGAATACGCCAAGCAGCAGCTCGGCGACGCCTACAACATGGGCGACACGGGCCCCGACTCCTGGGACTGCTCGGGCCTGACCCAGTGGGCCTACGCCCAGGCCGGCGTGGACATCCCGCGCGTCACCTACGACCAGGCGAACGCGGGCCGCCACCTGAGCCAGAGCGAACTGCAGCCCGGCGACCTGATCCTGTTCTACGACGACCTGCACCACGTCGGCCTGTACGCGGGCAACGGGATGACGCTGCACGCCTCCAACCCGCGCGGCGGCGTGAAGTACGAGGCCGTCGCCAACATGCCCTTCCAGTTCGGCGTCCGCGTCGGCGGCTGA
- a CDS encoding NYN domain-containing protein: protein MVEPASGAEPADAAGDAAEVLDRPLPEGVRRKVVALVSDAFGGLTVADLPGQLRQYARFTPTRRAKFAGNAMAAAVETDAVFRGRVAEKLREAQPELSAALESGAPPAAADPLDVAAAAYVLRPAGWVKLVAAAGEEAQRADAERVGEETQRELERLREELAHLREQQRTGGEQVRTELEAARKEAESLQRKLRSALNDVKRGEAALRKVMAEVDGIRSETGARVVAAESESRRLKSRLAEVESALETSRRATREGRSIEDMRLRLLLDTVLDAAQGLRRELALPPVSTRPADTVEAVEPGRMTPKDIAARALSETDPALLDQLLALPQAHLVVDGYNVTKTGYPTMPLEKQRLRLLGGLSMLAAQSGAEMTCVFDGAELAAPVLLAPPRGVRVLFSKAGVTADELIRQLVRAEPPGRPVVVVSTDREVADGVAKAGARPVTSALLLKRLSRVS, encoded by the coding sequence ATTGTGGAGCCAGCAAGCGGCGCTGAGCCGGCCGACGCGGCCGGTGACGCCGCGGAGGTGCTCGACCGCCCGCTGCCCGAGGGCGTGCGGCGCAAAGTGGTCGCGCTGGTCTCGGACGCCTTCGGCGGGCTGACGGTCGCCGACCTTCCGGGCCAGTTGCGCCAGTACGCCCGGTTCACCCCCACCCGGCGGGCCAAGTTCGCGGGCAACGCGATGGCGGCGGCCGTGGAGACGGACGCCGTCTTCCGCGGCCGGGTCGCCGAGAAGCTGCGCGAGGCCCAGCCGGAGCTGTCGGCCGCGCTGGAGTCCGGCGCGCCGCCCGCCGCCGCGGATCCGCTGGACGTCGCGGCCGCCGCGTACGTCCTGCGGCCCGCGGGCTGGGTCAAGCTCGTGGCCGCGGCCGGCGAGGAGGCGCAGCGCGCCGACGCCGAGCGGGTCGGCGAGGAGACCCAGCGCGAGCTGGAGCGGCTGCGCGAGGAGCTGGCGCACCTGCGCGAGCAGCAGCGCACCGGCGGCGAGCAGGTGCGTACGGAGCTGGAAGCGGCCCGCAAGGAAGCCGAATCGCTTCAGCGCAAGCTGCGCAGCGCCCTCAACGACGTCAAGCGGGGCGAGGCGGCCCTGCGCAAGGTGATGGCCGAGGTCGACGGGATCCGCAGCGAGACCGGTGCGCGGGTGGTGGCGGCCGAGAGCGAGTCGCGGCGGCTCAAGTCCCGGCTGGCGGAGGTGGAGTCGGCGCTGGAGACCTCGCGCCGGGCCACCCGCGAGGGCCGCAGCATCGAGGACATGCGGCTGCGGCTGCTGCTGGACACGGTGCTCGACGCGGCCCAGGGGCTGCGCCGGGAGCTGGCGCTGCCGCCGGTCTCGACGCGTCCCGCGGACACGGTGGAGGCGGTGGAGCCGGGCCGGATGACCCCGAAGGACATCGCGGCGCGGGCGCTGTCGGAGACCGATCCGGCGCTGCTGGACCAGTTGCTGGCGCTGCCCCAGGCCCATCTGGTGGTGGACGGCTACAACGTCACCAAGACCGGCTATCCGACGATGCCGCTGGAGAAGCAGCGGCTGCGGCTGCTGGGCGGGCTGTCGATGCTGGCCGCCCAGAGCGGGGCCGAGATGACCTGTGTCTTCGACGGGGCCGAGCTGGCCGCGCCGGTGCTGCTGGCGCCGCCGCGCGGGGTGCGGGTGCTGTTCTCCAAGGCGGGCGTCACGGCGGACGAGTTGATCCGTCAGCTGGTGCGCGCGGAGCCGCCCGGGCGGCCGGTGGTCGTGGTCTCCACGGACCGGGAGGTGGCGGACGGCGTGGCCAAGGCGGGGGCGCGGCCGGTCACGTCCGCCTTGTTGCTGAAGCGGCTTTCGCGCGTTTCGTAA
- a CDS encoding rhomboid family intramembrane serine protease — translation MTPSRGPVVTYALIAACAAVFVLSPASGLNPVYGTGERLVAAGTAYFRHWGVVPDELFAGGRRAALTPLTALFVHGGWLHLLGNCLFLYVFGAMTEERMGRARFLVFYVTTGYLALAAYAAANASSDQTLVGASGAISAVLGAFLCLFPKARVTSLFPFLFFVPLRFPAWIVLLFWFGLQWLAAQRAGSGPGVAYLAHVVGFSVGFLYAWVRYRRTTRVRRPATATEGDSQP, via the coding sequence ATGACCCCAAGCCGCGGCCCCGTGGTGACGTACGCGCTGATCGCGGCCTGCGCGGCCGTCTTCGTCCTGAGCCCGGCCTCCGGGCTCAACCCGGTCTACGGCACGGGCGAGCGGCTCGTCGCCGCCGGGACGGCGTACTTCCGGCACTGGGGCGTCGTACCGGACGAACTCTTCGCCGGCGGCCGCCGCGCGGCGCTCACCCCGCTGACCGCGCTCTTCGTGCACGGCGGCTGGCTGCACCTGCTGGGGAACTGCCTCTTCCTCTACGTCTTCGGCGCGATGACCGAGGAGCGGATGGGGCGGGCCCGGTTCCTCGTCTTCTACGTCACCACCGGCTACCTCGCCCTGGCCGCCTACGCGGCGGCCAACGCCTCCTCCGACCAGACCCTGGTCGGCGCCTCCGGGGCCATCTCGGCCGTCCTGGGGGCCTTCCTCTGCCTCTTCCCCAAGGCGCGGGTGACCAGCCTCTTCCCGTTCCTCTTCTTCGTGCCGCTGCGCTTCCCGGCCTGGATCGTGCTGCTGTTCTGGTTCGGCCTGCAGTGGCTGGCGGCCCAGCGCGCCGGGAGCGGGCCCGGAGTGGCGTACCTGGCCCACGTGGTGGGCTTCTCGGTCGGGTTCCTCTACGCGTGGGTCCGATATCGGCGTACGACTAGAGTGAGGCGACCAGCGACGGCCACCGAGGGAGACAGCCAGCCGTGA
- a CDS encoding Lrp/AsnC family transcriptional regulator, whose translation MITAIVLIKTSVDRIPEIAESIAALENVSEVYSVTGTYDLIALVRVPRHDDLADIIPGRISKIPGVEATDTHVAFRTYSQHDLEAAFAIGLDA comes from the coding sequence GTGATCACCGCGATCGTGCTCATCAAGACCAGCGTGGACCGCATCCCCGAGATCGCCGAGTCGATCGCCGCGCTGGAGAACGTCAGCGAGGTGTACTCCGTCACGGGTACCTACGACCTGATCGCCCTCGTCCGGGTGCCCCGCCACGACGACCTGGCGGACATCATCCCGGGCCGCATCAGCAAGATCCCGGGCGTGGAGGCCACGGACACGCACGTGGCGTTCCGCACGTACTCCCAGCACGACCTGGAAGCGGCCTTCGCCATCGGCCTCGACGCGTAG
- a CDS encoding aminotransferase class V-fold PLP-dependent enzyme, with protein MSASLNAAATTTADAACDAACAEPLQVLGRDVTVPLVTGGEVTYAALDYAASAPALQRVWDDVAAYAPYYGSVHRGAGYLSQLSTDLFEQSRATVAEFLDCRPTDQVVFTRSTTDSLNLLGQVLPADCQVFVFETEHHASLLPWRGAEVTYLNAPRTPGQAVATLERALADRDPYGPALVCVTGASNVTGELWPVKELAAAAHAHGARIVLDAAQLAPHHPVSVQDLDVDWVAFSGHKLYAPFGSGVLAGRADWLQEAEPYLAGGGASRKVARREDGGVDVEWHTTAARHEAGSPNVIGVYSIASACRALTEAGFDTLVARERHLIAKVREGLAEVPAVRILSLFGDDAPRVGVISFVVDGWNSSHFAAALSAEYGIGVRDGLFCAHPLVRTLLGSEPQAQGECGAPDSEPGERSLNAIRVSFGAGTPDEHVARFVGAVRELVAQGAQWTYRTEEGRCVPAV; from the coding sequence ATGTCCGCATCCCTGAACGCCGCTGCCACCACCACCGCCGACGCCGCTTGTGACGCGGCCTGTGCCGAGCCGCTCCAGGTGCTCGGCCGGGACGTCACCGTGCCGCTCGTCACCGGCGGCGAAGTCACCTACGCGGCCCTCGACTACGCGGCCAGCGCCCCGGCCCTGCAGCGCGTCTGGGACGACGTGGCCGCCTACGCCCCGTACTACGGCAGCGTGCACCGCGGAGCCGGATACCTCTCGCAGCTCTCCACCGACCTCTTCGAGCAGAGCCGGGCCACGGTCGCCGAGTTCCTCGACTGCCGCCCCACCGACCAGGTGGTCTTCACCCGGTCCACCACCGACTCGCTGAACCTCCTCGGCCAGGTCCTCCCCGCCGACTGCCAGGTCTTCGTCTTCGAGACCGAGCACCACGCCTCGCTGCTGCCGTGGCGGGGCGCGGAGGTCACCTACCTCAACGCGCCCCGCACCCCGGGCCAGGCCGTCGCCACGCTGGAGCGGGCGCTCGCCGACCGCGACCCCTACGGTCCCGCGCTGGTCTGCGTGACCGGCGCGTCCAACGTCACCGGTGAACTGTGGCCGGTCAAGGAACTCGCCGCCGCCGCGCACGCCCACGGCGCGCGGATCGTCCTGGACGCCGCCCAGCTCGCCCCGCACCACCCCGTGTCCGTCCAGGACCTCGACGTCGACTGGGTCGCCTTCTCCGGCCACAAGCTGTACGCGCCCTTCGGCTCCGGCGTGCTCGCCGGGCGGGCCGACTGGCTCCAGGAGGCCGAGCCGTACCTCGCGGGCGGCGGGGCCTCCCGCAAGGTCGCCCGGCGCGAGGACGGCGGCGTGGACGTCGAGTGGCACACCACCGCGGCCCGCCACGAGGCCGGCTCCCCGAACGTCATCGGCGTCTACTCCATCGCCTCCGCCTGCCGGGCGCTGACCGAGGCCGGGTTCGACACGCTGGTCGCCCGCGAGCGGCACCTGATCGCGAAGGTCCGCGAAGGCCTGGCCGAGGTCCCCGCGGTGCGGATCCTGTCCCTCTTCGGTGACGACGCGCCGCGCGTCGGCGTCATCTCCTTCGTCGTGGACGGCTGGAACAGCTCCCACTTCGCCGCCGCGCTGTCCGCCGAATACGGCATCGGTGTCCGCGACGGCCTGTTCTGCGCCCACCCGCTGGTGCGGACCCTGCTCGGCAGCGAGCCGCAGGCCCAGGGCGAGTGCGGGGCGCCGGATTCGGAGCCGGGGGAGCGCTCGCTGAACGCGATCCGCGTCAGCTTCGGGGCGGGGACGCCGGACGAGCACGTCGCGCGGTTCGTCGGGGCCGTCCGGGAGCTGGTGGCCCAGGGCGCGCAGTGGACGTACCGCACGGAAGAAGGCCGCTGCGTCCCGGCCGTGTGA
- the trpD gene encoding anthranilate phosphoribosyltransferase, which produces MNVVTPAGGDSVAARTWPAVLDALLDGRDLGADDTAWAMDRIMRGEATNAQIAGFVVALRAKGETVAEINGLVRTMYEHANLIEVPGRTVDIVGTGGDGAKTVNISTMSAIVVAGTGAKVVKHGNRAASSSSGASDVLEKLGVNLDLSPARVVEVAEEAGITFCFAVKFHPALRYAATARKELGIRTTFNVLGPLTNPARVRSQATGVADPRMAPIVAGVLAERGSSALVFRGDDGFDELTTTATSRVWWVRDGKVAEQAFDPRDIGIPLVDVSALRGADPAYNADVARRLLAGETGPVRDAVLLNSAAALVALDPGTGTLEEQLAAGIVRAAESVDSGAALAALDRWVKASNA; this is translated from the coding sequence ATGAACGTTGTGACCCCGGCAGGCGGCGACAGCGTGGCGGCCCGTACCTGGCCGGCCGTACTGGACGCCCTTCTCGACGGCCGCGACCTCGGCGCGGACGACACGGCGTGGGCGATGGACCGGATCATGCGCGGCGAGGCCACCAACGCCCAGATCGCGGGCTTCGTGGTCGCGCTGCGGGCCAAGGGCGAGACCGTGGCGGAGATCAACGGCCTCGTGCGGACCATGTACGAACACGCCAACCTGATCGAGGTCCCGGGCCGCACGGTCGACATCGTCGGCACCGGCGGCGACGGCGCCAAGACGGTCAACATCTCGACGATGTCCGCCATCGTCGTCGCCGGTACGGGCGCCAAGGTCGTCAAGCACGGCAACCGCGCCGCCTCCTCCTCCAGCGGCGCCTCGGACGTCCTGGAGAAGCTCGGCGTCAACCTCGACCTGAGCCCCGCCCGGGTGGTCGAGGTCGCGGAGGAGGCGGGCATCACCTTCTGCTTCGCCGTCAAGTTCCACCCGGCGCTGCGGTACGCGGCCACCGCCCGTAAGGAACTGGGCATCCGCACCACCTTCAACGTGCTGGGCCCGCTGACCAACCCCGCGCGGGTACGGTCCCAGGCGACCGGGGTCGCCGACCCCCGGATGGCCCCCATCGTGGCGGGAGTCCTCGCCGAGCGCGGCTCCTCCGCGCTGGTGTTCCGGGGCGACGACGGCTTCGACGAACTGACCACCACGGCGACCTCCCGGGTGTGGTGGGTGCGCGACGGCAAGGTCGCCGAGCAGGCCTTCGACCCACGCGACATCGGCATCCCGCTGGTCGACGTCTCCGCGCTGCGGGGCGCGGACCCCGCCTACAACGCGGACGTGGCCCGCCGCCTGCTGGCGGGGGAGACCGGACCGGTCCGCGACGCCGTCCTGCTCAACTCCGCGGCCGCCCTGGTGGCCCTGGACCCGGGCACCGGCACCCTGGAGGAGCAACTGGCCGCCGGCATCGTCCGCGCGGCCGAGTCGGTGGACTCGGGCGCGGCCCTGGCGGCGCTGGACCGCTGGGTGAAGGCCAGCAACGCGTAA
- the qcrB gene encoding cytochrome bc1 complex cytochrome b subunit: MSTATETTERKAPAGERVADWADGRLGIYGLAKANMRKIFPDHWSFMLGEICLYSFIIIILTGVYLTLFFHPSMNEVVYHGSYVPMQGVQMSEAFASTLDISFDVRGGLLIRQIHHWAALIFVAAMVVHMMRVFFTGAFRKPREVNWVFGFLLLFLGMFTGFTGYSLPDDLLSGTGVRFMQGAILSVPVVGTYLSMFLFGGEFPGGDFVSRFYSVHILLLPGIMMGLLVAHLILVFYHKHTQFAGPGKTNNNVVGMPLLPVYMAKAGGFFFLVFGVIAAIAAIASINPIWAIGPYRPDHVSTGAQPDWYMGMPEGLIRAMPGWEINLWGHTLVLGVFIPLLLFPLVLSSIAIYPFIESWVTGDKREHHILDRPRNVPTRTAFGVAWIAEYIVLLIGGGNDMFAQYFHLSINSITWFVRIGFFAVPVLAFIATKRICLGLQRRDRDKVLHGRETGIIKRLPHGEFVEVHEPLSQGKLHTLTSYEQYKPIEIGPTVDENGVERKVKALEKLRAKLSKGFYGENNQIPKPTAEEYKEIQSGHGHH, encoded by the coding sequence ATGAGCACTGCCACTGAAACGACGGAGCGCAAAGCGCCTGCCGGCGAGCGCGTAGCGGACTGGGCGGACGGCCGCCTGGGCATCTACGGCCTCGCCAAGGCCAACATGCGCAAGATCTTCCCGGACCACTGGTCCTTCATGCTCGGTGAGATCTGCCTCTACAGCTTCATCATCATCATCCTCACGGGTGTGTACCTGACGCTGTTCTTCCACCCGAGCATGAACGAGGTCGTGTACCACGGCTCGTACGTGCCGATGCAGGGCGTCCAGATGTCCGAGGCCTTCGCCTCGACCCTGGACATCAGCTTCGACGTGCGCGGCGGTCTGCTGATCCGCCAGATCCACCACTGGGCGGCGCTGATCTTCGTCGCCGCGATGGTCGTGCACATGATGCGCGTGTTCTTCACCGGTGCGTTCCGCAAGCCGCGTGAGGTCAACTGGGTCTTCGGCTTCCTGCTGCTGTTCCTCGGCATGTTCACCGGTTTCACCGGTTACTCGCTGCCGGACGACCTGCTGTCGGGTACCGGTGTCCGCTTCATGCAGGGCGCCATCCTGTCCGTCCCGGTCGTCGGCACGTACCTGTCGATGTTCCTGTTCGGCGGGGAGTTCCCGGGCGGCGACTTCGTCTCCCGGTTCTACTCGGTGCACATCCTGCTGCTGCCCGGCATCATGATGGGCCTGCTGGTGGCCCACCTGATCCTGGTCTTCTACCACAAGCACACCCAGTTCGCGGGCCCCGGCAAGACGAACAACAACGTCGTCGGCATGCCGCTGCTGCCGGTCTACATGGCCAAGGCCGGAGGCTTCTTCTTCCTGGTCTTCGGTGTCATCGCGGCCATCGCGGCGATCGCCTCGATCAACCCGATCTGGGCCATCGGCCCGTACCGCCCGGACCACGTGTCCACCGGTGCGCAGCCCGACTGGTACATGGGCATGCCGGAAGGCCTCATCCGCGCGATGCCGGGCTGGGAGATCAACCTCTGGGGCCACACGCTGGTCCTGGGCGTGTTCATCCCGCTGCTGCTCTTCCCGCTGGTGCTCTCCTCGATCGCCATCTACCCGTTCATCGAGTCCTGGGTCACCGGGGACAAGCGCGAGCACCACATCCTGGACCGCCCGCGCAACGTCCCGACCCGCACGGCGTTCGGTGTCGCCTGGATCGCGGAGTACATCGTGCTCCTCATCGGCGGCGGCAACGACATGTTCGCCCAGTACTTCCACCTGTCGATCAACTCGATCACCTGGTTCGTCCGGATCGGCTTCTTCGCCGTCCCGGTCCTCGCCTTCATCGCCACCAAGCGGATCTGCCTCGGCCTCCAGCGCCGGGACCGGGACAAGGTGCTGCACGGTCGCGAGACCGGCATCATCAAGCGCCTGCCGCACGGTGAGTTCGTCGAGGTCCACGAGCCGCTCTCGCAGGGCAAGCTGCACACGCTCACCTCGTACGAGCAGTACAAGCCGATCGAGATCGGCCCGACGGTCGACGAGAACGGTGTCGAGCGCAAGGTGAAGGCCCTGGAGAAGCTCCGTGCGAAGCTCAGCAAGGGCTTCTACGGCGAGAACAACCAGATTCCGAAGCCCACGGCGGAGGAGTACAAGGAGATCCAGAGCGGCCACGGCCACCACTGA
- the qcrA gene encoding cytochrome bc1 complex Rieske iron-sulfur subunit, protein MSSQDIPEEKHLPSEQGDAHHGGVAVADDPFADPGLPAHKPRIQDIDERAAKRSERTVAMLFTLSMLATVGFIASYVTLPVDKIVFIFPIGKVSALNFALGMTLGTALFCIGAGAVHWARTLMSDVEVAAERHEIAAPPEVKAQVLKDFADGASESAIGRRPLIRNTMLGALAMLPLSAVVILRDLGPLPEDKLRKTLWAKGKLLINSNTMEPLRPEDIIVGSLTFAMPEGLEEDQHDFQTQIAKAALMIVRIKPEDIKDKQELEWSHEGIVAYSKICTHVGCPISLYEQQTHHVLCPCHQSTFDLSDGARVIFGPAGHALPQLRIGVNSDGFLEAHGDFEEPVGPAFWERG, encoded by the coding sequence ATGAGTAGCCAAGACATTCCCGAAGAGAAGCACCTGCCGAGCGAGCAGGGCGACGCGCACCACGGTGGCGTGGCAGTGGCGGACGACCCGTTCGCCGACCCGGGCCTGCCGGCCCACAAGCCCCGTATCCAGGACATCGACGAGCGGGCGGCCAAGCGCTCCGAGCGCACGGTCGCGATGCTGTTCACGCTGTCGATGCTGGCCACGGTCGGCTTCATCGCCTCGTACGTGACCCTGCCGGTCGACAAGATCGTGTTCATCTTCCCCATCGGGAAGGTGAGCGCGCTCAACTTCGCCCTCGGCATGACCCTGGGCACGGCGCTCTTCTGCATCGGCGCGGGCGCGGTCCACTGGGCCCGCACCCTGATGTCCGACGTCGAGGTCGCCGCCGAGCGGCACGAGATCGCCGCTCCGCCGGAGGTCAAGGCGCAGGTCCTCAAGGACTTCGCCGACGGCGCCAGCGAGTCGGCCATCGGCCGGCGTCCCCTGATCCGCAACACGATGCTGGGCGCGCTGGCCATGCTGCCGCTGTCCGCCGTCGTGATCCTGCGCGACCTGGGCCCGCTGCCCGAGGACAAGCTCCGCAAGACCCTGTGGGCCAAGGGCAAGCTGCTCATCAACTCCAACACGATGGAGCCGCTGCGTCCCGAGGACATCATCGTCGGGTCGCTCACCTTCGCCATGCCCGAGGGCCTGGAGGAGGACCAGCACGACTTCCAGACGCAGATCGCCAAGGCTGCCCTGATGATCGTCCGCATCAAGCCGGAGGACATCAAGGACAAGCAGGAACTGGAGTGGTCCCACGAGGGCATCGTGGCCTACTCGAAGATCTGCACCCACGTCGGCTGCCCGATCAGCCTGTACGAGCAGCAGACGCACCACGTGCTCTGCCCGTGCCACCAGTCCACCTTCGACCTCTCCGACGGCGCCCGCGTCATCTTCGGTCCCGCTGGTCACGCGCTTCCGCAGCTGCGCATCGGCGTGAACAGCGATGGCTTCCTCGAAGCGCACGGCGACTTCGAAGAGCCCGTCGGTCCTGCATTCTGGGAGCGCGGATGA